From one Streptomyces mobaraensis genomic stretch:
- a CDS encoding 2-hydroxyacid dehydrogenase, protein MSEPKNVLAVVSPHVGGRAAGAALAGLFPGRARVTVVETADEDPAALREAHVVITGLGPVTAAHFAAAPALELVQCASHGYDYVDLDAARAHSVPVCTIGSSTAERQNVAEQTFALMLALAKQLVPAHTALTEGDWALPRLQSSITELSGKTLGIVGLGTIGTEVARRAAAFDMRIVYSGPEAAPPETEARLGARRVELEELLRTSDYVTLHAPLTAATRHLLDAGRLALLKPTAFVVNTARGALIDQEALADALEAGALAGAGLDVFDPEPPPASLRLLRAPNVVLSPHVAGVTRETLVRIALAAVQNVLEYFEGAPPRDAVS, encoded by the coding sequence GTGAGCGAGCCGAAGAACGTCCTGGCCGTGGTCTCCCCGCACGTCGGCGGGCGGGCGGCCGGCGCCGCGCTCGCCGGGCTGTTCCCGGGCCGGGCCCGGGTCACCGTCGTGGAGACGGCCGACGAGGACCCGGCCGCGCTGCGCGAGGCACACGTCGTCATCACCGGTCTCGGGCCGGTGACGGCCGCGCACTTCGCCGCCGCGCCCGCCCTGGAGCTCGTCCAGTGCGCCAGCCACGGCTACGACTACGTGGACCTGGACGCCGCCCGCGCGCACTCGGTCCCGGTCTGCACCATCGGCTCCAGCACAGCGGAGCGGCAGAACGTGGCCGAGCAGACCTTCGCCCTGATGCTGGCCCTCGCCAAGCAACTCGTCCCGGCGCACACCGCGCTCACCGAGGGCGACTGGGCGCTGCCACGCCTCCAGTCGTCGATCACCGAGCTGTCCGGCAAGACGCTGGGCATCGTGGGTCTGGGCACGATCGGCACCGAAGTCGCCCGCCGGGCGGCCGCGTTCGACATGCGGATCGTCTACAGCGGGCCGGAGGCGGCCCCGCCGGAGACCGAGGCCCGGCTCGGCGCCCGCCGCGTCGAGCTGGAGGAGCTGCTCCGCACGTCCGACTACGTGACGCTGCACGCGCCGCTCACCGCCGCCACCCGGCACCTGCTGGACGCCGGGCGGCTGGCCCTGCTCAAGCCCACCGCCTTCGTGGTGAACACGGCCCGCGGCGCCCTGATCGACCAGGAGGCGCTCGCCGACGCCCTGGAGGCGGGCGCGCTGGCCGGCGCCGGGCTGGACGTCTTCGACCCGGAGCCGCCCCCGGCGTCGCTGCGGCTGCTGCGCGCCCCCAACGTGGTCCTCTCCCCGCACGTCGCGGGCGTCACCCGGGAGACGCTGGTGCGCATCGCGCTCGCCGCCGTGCAGAACGTCCTGGAGTACTTCGAGGGCGCACCGCCGCGGGACGCGGTCTCCTGA
- a CDS encoding lactate 2-monooxygenase yields MSTTPRWADYQYEIYLNGLSGAVPRLPADPSRLEELVERRLGAGPAGYMIGAAGTGSTARANRAALDRWRIVPRMLRDVAERDLSVELFGRRLPAPLALAPVGILKIAHPDAEPAAARAAAALGVPYVLSSASSTPMERVAEAMGDAERWFQLYWPKDREVARSFLTRAREAGYTALFVTLDTPLLSWRPRDLDQAYLPFLHGVGTANYFSDPAFRAGLAKPVEEDREAAVRHFLGMFSDAGKTWPDLAFLREHWDGPIVLKGVLHPDDARAAADAGMDGVVVSNHGGRQVAGAVAAADALPGVVAAAGDRLTVLFDSGVRTGDDVFKALALGARAVLLGRPYVYGLALDGQAGVDHVVRSVLAELDLTLALSGHADPASPGPADLVREAL; encoded by the coding sequence ATGAGCACCACGCCGCGCTGGGCGGACTACCAGTACGAGATCTACCTGAACGGCCTGTCGGGGGCGGTCCCCCGGCTGCCGGCCGACCCGAGCCGGCTGGAGGAGCTGGTCGAACGGCGGCTCGGCGCCGGCCCGGCGGGGTACATGATCGGCGCGGCGGGCACCGGGAGCACCGCCCGCGCCAACCGCGCCGCCCTCGACCGCTGGCGGATCGTGCCGCGGATGCTGCGGGACGTGGCCGAACGCGACCTGTCCGTCGAGCTGTTCGGCCGCCGGCTGCCGGCGCCGCTCGCGCTGGCGCCGGTCGGCATCCTGAAGATCGCGCACCCGGACGCCGAGCCGGCCGCGGCCCGCGCCGCCGCCGCGCTCGGCGTCCCGTACGTCCTGTCGTCGGCGTCGAGCACCCCGATGGAGCGGGTCGCGGAGGCGATGGGCGACGCCGAGCGGTGGTTCCAGCTGTACTGGCCGAAGGACCGCGAGGTGGCCCGGAGTTTCCTGACCCGGGCCCGGGAGGCGGGCTACACGGCCCTGTTCGTCACCCTGGACACCCCGCTGCTGTCCTGGCGCCCGCGCGACCTGGACCAGGCGTACCTGCCGTTCCTGCACGGCGTCGGCACGGCCAACTACTTCAGCGACCCGGCGTTCCGGGCCGGGCTGGCCAAGCCCGTGGAGGAGGACCGCGAGGCGGCGGTCCGGCACTTCCTCGGAATGTTCTCCGACGCCGGGAAGACCTGGCCCGACCTGGCGTTCCTCCGCGAGCACTGGGACGGCCCGATCGTGCTCAAGGGCGTGCTGCACCCGGACGACGCGCGGGCCGCCGCCGACGCGGGCATGGACGGCGTCGTCGTCTCCAACCACGGCGGCCGGCAGGTGGCGGGCGCGGTGGCCGCCGCCGACGCGCTGCCCGGCGTGGTGGCGGCGGCCGGCGACCGGCTGACCGTCCTGTTCGACAGCGGGGTGCGCACGGGCGACGACGTGTTCAAGGCCCTCGCGCTGGGCGCGCGGGCGGTGCTGCTGGGCCGGCCGTACGTGTACGGGCTGGCCCTGGACGGGCAGGCGGGCGTGGACCACGTCGTCCGGTCCGTGCTGGCCGAGTTGGACCTCACCCTGGCCCTGTCCGGGCACGCGGACCCCGCCTCGCCGGGCCCCGCCGACCTCGTCCGGGAGGCGCTGTGA
- a CDS encoding HNH endonuclease family protein, translated as MRLYARRISVTAGLAALTGAIVLNAPSAQAAPPAPVDAATARSYVDALTVRPEGTLDGYSRAQFPHWITQHGECNTREVVLQRDGQDVEQDDRCAAVEGTWYSPYDGATWHDASDIDIDHVVPLAEAWRSGANTWTKADRQKFANDLTRPQLIAVTDRVNQAKGDKDPAKWMPSRADYACTYVRMWVTVKHDYKLTVDSAEKNKLAAVLKGC; from the coding sequence ATGCGTCTCTACGCGCGTCGAATATCCGTCACCGCCGGCCTCGCCGCCCTGACCGGCGCGATCGTCCTCAACGCACCCAGCGCCCAGGCCGCGCCGCCGGCCCCGGTGGACGCCGCCACCGCGCGTTCGTACGTGGACGCGCTGACCGTCCGCCCCGAGGGCACCCTCGACGGCTACAGCCGGGCCCAGTTCCCGCACTGGATCACCCAGCACGGGGAGTGCAACACCCGCGAGGTCGTCCTCCAGCGCGACGGCCAGGACGTCGAGCAGGACGACCGCTGCGCCGCCGTCGAGGGCACCTGGTACTCCCCCTACGACGGCGCCACCTGGCACGACGCCTCCGACATCGACATCGACCACGTCGTCCCGCTCGCCGAGGCGTGGCGCTCCGGGGCCAACACGTGGACCAAGGCGGACCGGCAGAAGTTCGCCAACGACCTGACGCGCCCCCAGCTCATCGCCGTGACCGACCGCGTCAACCAGGCGAAGGGCGACAAGGACCCGGCGAAGTGGATGCCCTCGCGCGCCGACTACGCCTGTACGTACGTGCGCATGTGGGTCACCGTCAAGCACGACTACAAGCTCACGGTGGACAGCGCCGAGAAGAACAAGCTGGCGGCGGTCCTCAAGGGCTGCTGA
- a CDS encoding MFS transporter yields MATVEQRSDGAGGDSGTVTTSVPARLDRLPWSRWHWMVVIGLGTVWILDGLEVTVVGNIASRLSEHGSGLDISSAQVTGLAAALYVAGACVGALFFGWLTDRLGRKRLFMLTLAVYLAATAMTGLSFHSWWFFLFRFLTGCGIGGEYAAINSAVDELIPAPYRGRVDLIINGSFWIGAVGGSLLSVLMLDTALFPAWLGWRLTFGLGVVLGLVILLVRRNVPESPRWLFIHGRGEEAEELVGSIERQVAADTGRPCEPVDRKITIHRRGSVGFLTIARTVFRDYPRRSALGLALFIGQAFLYNAITFGFGSILTDFFSVPSGHTGYYFAVIAFVNFLGPLLLGRLFDTVGRRPMITGTYVLSGLLLFGTAWLFGRGSLTAATMTACWCAVLFFASAGASSAYLTVSEIFPMETRALAIAFFYAVGTAAGGITGPLLFAKLTGSGVVGDTVLAFQIGATLMTVAGVVAGFLALPAERRSLEDIATPLTAASADTGAPTGTP; encoded by the coding sequence ATGGCAACGGTCGAACAACGTTCCGACGGCGCGGGGGGTGACTCGGGGACGGTGACCACGTCCGTCCCGGCACGGCTGGACCGGCTGCCGTGGTCGCGGTGGCACTGGATGGTGGTGATCGGCCTCGGCACGGTGTGGATACTCGACGGCCTCGAAGTGACCGTCGTCGGCAACATCGCCTCCCGGCTCTCCGAGCACGGCAGCGGCCTCGACATCTCCTCCGCCCAGGTGACCGGCCTCGCCGCCGCGCTGTACGTGGCGGGCGCCTGCGTGGGCGCCCTTTTCTTCGGCTGGCTGACCGACCGGCTCGGCCGCAAAAGGCTCTTCATGCTGACGCTCGCGGTGTACCTGGCCGCGACCGCGATGACCGGGCTCTCCTTCCACTCCTGGTGGTTCTTCCTCTTCCGCTTCCTCACCGGCTGCGGCATCGGCGGTGAGTACGCGGCCATCAACTCCGCGGTGGACGAGCTGATACCGGCCCCGTACCGCGGGCGCGTCGACCTCATCATCAACGGCAGCTTCTGGATCGGTGCCGTGGGCGGGTCGCTGCTGTCGGTCCTCATGCTCGACACCGCCCTGTTCCCGGCCTGGCTCGGCTGGCGGCTCACCTTCGGGCTCGGCGTGGTGCTGGGTCTGGTGATCCTGCTGGTCCGGCGGAACGTCCCCGAGTCGCCCCGCTGGCTGTTCATCCACGGCCGCGGCGAGGAGGCGGAGGAACTCGTCGGCTCCATCGAGCGGCAGGTCGCCGCCGACACGGGCCGCCCCTGCGAGCCGGTGGACCGGAAGATCACCATCCACCGGCGCGGCAGCGTCGGCTTCCTGACCATCGCGCGGACCGTCTTCCGCGACTATCCCCGCAGGTCCGCGCTGGGGCTGGCGCTCTTCATCGGCCAGGCGTTCCTCTACAACGCGATCACCTTCGGCTTCGGCTCGATCCTCACCGACTTCTTCTCGGTGCCCTCCGGTCACACCGGCTACTACTTCGCGGTCATCGCCTTCGTGAACTTCCTCGGCCCGCTGCTGCTGGGGCGCCTCTTCGACACCGTCGGCCGGCGGCCGATGATCACGGGCACGTATGTGCTGAGCGGTCTGCTGCTGTTCGGCACCGCCTGGCTGTTCGGCCGGGGTTCGCTGACGGCGGCCACGATGACGGCCTGCTGGTGCGCGGTGCTGTTCTTCGCCTCGGCGGGCGCGAGCAGCGCCTATCTGACGGTCAGCGAGATCTTCCCGATGGAGACGCGCGCGCTGGCCATCGCGTTCTTCTACGCGGTCGGCACGGCCGCCGGCGGCATCACCGGCCCGCTGCTGTTCGCCAAGCTGACGGGCTCCGGAGTGGTCGGTGACACGGTGTTGGCGTTCCAGATCGGCGCCACCCTGATGACGGTCGCGGGTGTGGTGGCGGGCTTCCTCGCGCTGCCCGCCGAGCGCCGTTCGCTGGAGGACATCGCCACCCCGCTCACGGCCGCGAGCGCGGACACGGGCGCGCCGACCGGCACGCCCTGA
- a CDS encoding family 2B encapsulin nanocompartment shell protein, with protein sequence MSVAEENRTEEQDRPQQSLGTAAARNLATTTKSEPQMQEITSRWLLKMLPWSHIQGGTYRVNRRLTYTVGDGRVTFVKTGDRVEVIPAELGELAALHGYEDADVLTELARRCEQREYGPGDVLATKGEPVDGVVLLAHGRVEKIGEGPYGDDAVLGVLADGDHFGGDTLLASGATWEYTTRAATACTVLVLPKLAFDQAVERSESLRGHVERIRSLPAQRTNKYGEKEIELRAGHHGEADIPATFVDYEERPREYELSVAQTILRVHTRVADLYNHPMNQMEQQLRLTVEALKERQEHELINNREFGLLNNCEYDQRLQPHDGVPSPDDLDELLSRRRGSKLFLAHPRAIAAIGREFNKRGLVPETIDMGGHRIPTWRGVPIFPCNKIPVTEARTTSIICMRTGEAEQGVIGLRQAGIPDEIEPSLSVRFMGINEQAVMSYLVTAYYSAAVLVPDALGVLENVEIGRWR encoded by the coding sequence ATGTCCGTAGCCGAAGAGAACCGCACCGAAGAGCAGGACCGTCCGCAGCAGAGCCTCGGAACGGCCGCGGCGCGGAATCTGGCGACGACCACCAAGTCCGAACCCCAGATGCAGGAGATCACCTCCCGGTGGCTCCTGAAGATGCTGCCGTGGAGCCACATCCAGGGCGGTACCTACCGGGTGAACCGGCGGCTCACGTACACGGTCGGCGACGGCCGGGTCACGTTCGTCAAGACGGGAGACCGCGTCGAGGTCATCCCGGCCGAACTCGGCGAGCTGGCGGCGCTGCACGGGTACGAGGACGCCGACGTGCTCACCGAGCTCGCCCGCCGTTGCGAGCAGCGCGAGTACGGGCCGGGCGACGTCCTGGCGACGAAGGGCGAGCCCGTCGACGGGGTCGTGCTGCTCGCGCACGGCCGGGTGGAGAAGATCGGCGAGGGTCCCTACGGGGACGACGCGGTGCTCGGCGTGCTCGCGGACGGCGACCACTTCGGCGGGGACACCCTGCTCGCCTCGGGCGCCACCTGGGAGTACACGACCCGCGCCGCGACGGCCTGTACGGTCCTGGTGCTGCCGAAGCTGGCCTTCGACCAGGCGGTGGAGCGCTCGGAGTCGCTGCGCGGGCATGTCGAGCGGATCCGCTCGCTGCCGGCCCAGCGGACCAACAAGTACGGCGAGAAGGAGATCGAACTCCGCGCCGGCCACCACGGCGAGGCCGACATCCCGGCGACGTTCGTCGACTACGAGGAGCGCCCGCGCGAGTACGAGCTGAGCGTGGCGCAGACGATCCTGCGCGTCCACACCCGCGTCGCCGACCTGTACAACCACCCGATGAACCAGATGGAGCAGCAGCTGCGGCTCACGGTCGAGGCGCTCAAGGAGCGCCAGGAGCACGAGCTGATCAACAACCGGGAGTTCGGGCTCCTCAACAACTGCGAGTACGACCAGCGGCTCCAGCCGCACGACGGCGTCCCCAGCCCGGACGACCTGGACGAACTGCTCAGCCGCCGCCGGGGTTCGAAGCTGTTCCTGGCGCACCCGCGGGCCATCGCGGCGATCGGGCGGGAGTTCAACAAGCGCGGGCTGGTGCCCGAGACGATCGACATGGGCGGCCACCGCATCCCGACCTGGCGCGGGGTGCCGATCTTCCCGTGCAACAAGATCCCGGTCACCGAGGCGCGGACGACCTCGATCATCTGCATGCGTACCGGCGAGGCCGAGCAGGGCGTGATCGGGCTGCGGCAGGCCGGCATCCCGGACGAGATCGAGCCGAGCCTGTCGGTGCGGTTCATGGGCATCAACGAGCAGGCGGTCATGTCGTACCTGGTGACGGCGTACTACTCGGCTGCCGTGCTGGTGCCGGACGCGCTCGGGGTGCTGGAGAACGTCGAGATCGGCCGGTGGCGCTGA
- a CDS encoding NAD-dependent epimerase/dehydratase family protein yields MPEDAPARPAEHLPGPTPEVEAVFADLLGERPGPDGDFFLLGGHSLLAVRVAERLRERFRAPLTGLDVLEHRTPRALAALLDERTARRAAARPAAGAGGGRRTSARAGTVLVTGGTGGVGAFVLRELAARGRPVRALVRPESAHLVPDGPDVEIAEGDLTDPDSLRAAVRGVAAVIHSACTFTSPEVDVAAMRALLAGRRPGPFVFVSSVDAYGSPSVAEVPEGAPSEEPVSAYGRGKLDCERLLLEAAGGEASVVRAPIVWGDHPRLRDQLRWGATGDLYQAARAGDPVVLPAAGAVPASGDPWAGAPWIHAAALARVLTHCVERPVDGVVNAIGGHVAWAEFAEELVRLLGTSGPVVPADTSAPGLRHRHRYRAEALAELLVPRAGEGWREVLASMVRG; encoded by the coding sequence GTGCCGGAGGACGCGCCGGCCCGGCCGGCCGAGCACCTCCCCGGCCCGACGCCCGAGGTCGAGGCGGTCTTCGCGGACCTGCTCGGCGAACGGCCGGGCCCCGACGGCGACTTCTTCCTCCTCGGCGGCCATTCGCTGCTCGCGGTACGGGTCGCCGAACGGCTGCGGGAGCGCTTCCGGGCGCCGCTCACCGGCCTCGACGTACTGGAGCACCGCACACCGCGGGCGCTCGCCGCGCTGCTCGACGAGCGGACGGCGCGGCGCGCGGCGGCCCGCCCGGCCGCCGGGGCCGGGGGCGGGCGGCGTACGTCCGCCCGGGCCGGTACGGTCCTGGTCACCGGCGGTACGGGCGGCGTGGGCGCGTTCGTCCTGCGCGAACTCGCCGCGCGCGGGCGCCCGGTGCGGGCGCTCGTCCGGCCCGAATCGGCGCACCTGGTGCCGGACGGTCCCGACGTCGAGATCGCCGAGGGCGACCTGACCGACCCGGACAGCCTGCGCGCCGCCGTGCGCGGCGTGGCCGCCGTCATCCACTCCGCCTGCACCTTCACCTCCCCCGAGGTGGACGTGGCCGCGATGCGGGCGCTCCTCGCGGGGCGGCGTCCCGGGCCGTTCGTCTTCGTCAGCAGCGTCGACGCCTACGGCTCGCCGTCGGTGGCCGAGGTCCCGGAGGGCGCGCCCTCCGAGGAGCCGGTGAGCGCGTACGGGCGCGGCAAGCTCGACTGCGAACGCCTGCTGCTGGAGGCGGCCGGCGGTGAGGCCAGTGTGGTCCGGGCGCCCATCGTCTGGGGCGATCACCCGCGGCTGCGCGACCAGTTGCGCTGGGGCGCGACCGGTGACCTCTACCAGGCGGCGCGGGCGGGCGACCCGGTCGTCCTGCCGGCCGCCGGGGCCGTCCCCGCTTCGGGTGATCCGTGGGCGGGGGCGCCGTGGATCCACGCGGCCGCGCTGGCGCGGGTGCTGACGCACTGTGTGGAGCGGCCGGTGGACGGGGTCGTCAACGCGATCGGTGGGCATGTGGCGTGGGCCGAGTTCGCCGAGGAGCTCGTCCGTCTCCTGGGCACCTCGGGTCCCGTCGTTCCCGCGGACACGTCCGCTCCCGGGCTGCGTCATCGGCACCGGTATCGCGCGGAGGCCTTGGCGGAGTTGCTCGTGCCGCGGGCCGGAGAGGGCTGGCGGGAGGTGTTGGCCTCCATGGTGCGGGGCTGA
- a CDS encoding PucR family transcriptional regulator yields the protein MTNERERIRRELVTDPRVVEAVVDAVHERVPAYADLDDGRRGEVRAIAGWALERFLHLWAVDGDIGPADLRRFRGIAAARAADGRPLPAVLRAYRVAAAVLVDEIAARAAPSAAADAFALTRQLLTTLDTLCEVMAGSYTATSERLAGDRAQALRLLLDDLIAGRHASVGAVTDRAARLGVELPYPYCLLVVGPGEGDRPADPAELLAVLTGPATGTPLATAQGPRTVLLLPADAVAAAPGVLAERGLRGCAITGEGLDRIAVAHRLAAGALATAPEHAHRPGRLLTDADAHVLALLAGHPATDAEHIGRLVLGLLARSAQRHLLEALTAYLDTGSATAAARGLRLHPQSLRYRLRRVRELTGRDPRDPWQRLTLDIARTVAGPPPG from the coding sequence GTGACGAACGAACGCGAGCGGATCCGCCGGGAGCTGGTCACCGACCCGCGCGTCGTCGAGGCCGTCGTCGACGCGGTGCACGAACGGGTCCCCGCCTACGCGGACCTGGACGACGGGCGCCGCGGGGAGGTCCGGGCCATAGCGGGCTGGGCGCTGGAGCGCTTCCTGCACCTGTGGGCCGTCGACGGCGACATCGGCCCCGCAGACCTGCGCCGCTTCCGCGGCATCGCGGCCGCCCGGGCGGCCGACGGCCGCCCGCTGCCGGCCGTGCTGCGGGCCTACCGGGTCGCCGCCGCCGTACTGGTGGACGAGATCGCGGCCCGCGCCGCCCCCTCCGCCGCCGCCGACGCGTTCGCCCTCACCCGGCAGCTCCTCACCACCCTCGACACCCTGTGCGAGGTGATGGCCGGTTCCTACACCGCCACCAGCGAACGGCTGGCGGGCGACCGGGCGCAGGCGCTGCGCCTGCTGCTGGACGACCTGATCGCCGGCCGGCACGCGTCCGTCGGCGCCGTGACGGACCGCGCGGCCCGCCTCGGCGTCGAACTGCCGTACCCCTACTGCCTGCTGGTCGTCGGACCGGGCGAGGGCGACCGCCCGGCGGACCCGGCGGAGCTGCTCGCCGTGCTCACCGGCCCGGCCACCGGCACCCCGCTGGCCACCGCGCAGGGGCCGCGCACGGTGCTGCTGCTCCCGGCGGACGCCGTCGCGGCGGCCCCGGGGGTGCTGGCGGAACGCGGGCTGCGCGGCTGCGCGATCACCGGTGAGGGCCTGGACCGGATCGCCGTCGCCCACCGCCTCGCCGCCGGCGCCCTCGCCACCGCGCCGGAGCACGCCCACCGCCCCGGGCGGCTCCTCACCGACGCCGACGCGCACGTCCTCGCCCTGCTCGCCGGGCACCCGGCCACGGACGCGGAGCACATCGGCCGCCTGGTCCTCGGCCTGCTCGCCCGGTCCGCCCAGCGGCACCTGCTGGAGGCCCTGACCGCGTACCTCGACACGGGCTCCGCCACCGCCGCCGCCCGCGGCCTGCGGCTGCACCCGCAGTCCCTGCGCTACCGGCTGCGCCGGGTCCGCGAACTGACCGGCCGCGACCCGCGCGACCCCTGGCAGCGGCTCACCCTCGACATCGCGCGGACGGTGGCGGGCCCGCCGCCCGGGTAG
- a CDS encoding class I SAM-dependent methyltransferase, whose amino-acid sequence MAMNRYHRLYCRSRRWARTVEEQVLPWALDGVPLGSDALEIGPGYGVTTDGLLCRVDRLTLAEADPAAVERLRRRYGGRAGVVHADGAELPLPDGRFDAVTCFTMLHHVPSPERQDRLFAEARRVLRPGGVFAGCDSLDGTVFRLVHRGDTCVPVPPGTLAARLRAAGFEEARVSAGKGRFRFRAFAGGA is encoded by the coding sequence ATGGCGATGAACCGCTACCACCGCCTCTACTGCCGGTCCCGGCGCTGGGCCCGGACCGTCGAGGAGCAGGTGCTGCCCTGGGCGCTGGACGGTGTGCCGCTCGGTTCCGACGCGCTGGAGATCGGCCCGGGGTACGGCGTCACGACGGACGGGCTGCTGTGCCGGGTGGACCGGCTGACGCTCGCCGAGGCCGACCCGGCCGCCGTCGAACGGCTGCGCCGCCGCTACGGCGGGCGGGCCGGGGTCGTCCACGCGGACGGCGCCGAACTGCCACTGCCGGACGGGCGGTTCGACGCGGTCACGTGCTTCACGATGCTCCACCACGTGCCCTCGCCCGAACGGCAGGACCGGCTGTTCGCCGAGGCGCGCCGGGTGCTGCGGCCGGGCGGGGTCTTCGCGGGCTGCGACTCCCTGGACGGGACCGTCTTCCGCCTCGTGCACCGGGGCGACACCTGTGTGCCGGTGCCGCCGGGCACGCTGGCGGCCCGGCTCAGGGCGGCGGGCTTCGAGGAGGCCCGGGTCAGCGCTGGAAAGGGCAGGTTCCGCTTCCGGGCCTTCGCGGGCGGCGCGTGA
- a CDS encoding terpene synthase family protein — MTQPFTLPAFYLNHPARLNPHLEEARAHAREWARGMGMLEGSGVWDQADLDAHDYALLCAYTHPDCDGPALSLVTDWYVWVFFFDDHFLELFKRTQDREGGRAYLDRLPAFMPMDPGAAVPEPTHPVEAGLADLWARTVPHMSADWRVRFAESTRNLLDESLWELSNINEGRIANPVEYIEMRRKVGGAPWSAGLVEYAAGAEVPASVAGTRPMRVLSDTFADAVHLRNDIFSYQREVEDEGELSNGILVLETFLGCGTQEAAESVNDLLTSRMQQFEHTVVTELPQLFVDHALGPEDCRAVLTYAKGLQDWQSGGHEWHMRSSRYMNKEAAPSGLPGLPGPTGPGTSGLGLKHLFAAAGAQRLRSLTHVPHQHVGPSELPDFDMPFTLRLSPYLDRARPNAVEWARKMGMLAPQPGVPASYIWDERKLYGYDFPLCAAGLHPDATPEELDLASQWLTWGTYGDDYYPVVYGRPRDLTGAKLTHARLLTFMPLDLTGAPAPVPLTALERGLADLWERTTGPMDAAGRSQLRDAVEVMCESWLWELQNQAEHRVPEPVDYIEMRRATFGSDLTIALCRVGHGRAVPDKVYRSGTVRSLENAAIDYATLLNDVFSYQKEIEYEGEVHNSVLVVQTFFGCDRRAALAIVDDLMRGRMSQFRHVATHELPVLYEDAGLGPEAREALEGYVKQLENWLAGILNWHRGCRRYRQEDLERNFRFLPAAEPSAFLPAVPWGAAR; from the coding sequence GTGACCCAGCCCTTCACCCTGCCCGCCTTCTACCTGAACCACCCCGCCCGGCTCAACCCCCACCTGGAGGAGGCACGCGCCCACGCACGGGAGTGGGCCCGCGGGATGGGCATGCTGGAGGGGTCGGGCGTGTGGGACCAGGCGGACCTCGACGCGCACGACTACGCGCTGCTCTGCGCCTACACGCACCCCGACTGCGACGGCCCGGCGCTGTCGCTGGTCACCGACTGGTACGTGTGGGTGTTCTTCTTCGACGACCACTTCCTGGAGCTGTTCAAGCGGACGCAGGACCGCGAGGGCGGCCGCGCCTACCTGGACCGGCTCCCGGCGTTCATGCCCATGGACCCCGGCGCCGCCGTGCCCGAGCCGACGCATCCGGTGGAGGCGGGCCTGGCGGACCTGTGGGCGCGCACGGTCCCGCACATGTCCGCCGACTGGCGGGTCCGGTTCGCGGAGAGCACCCGGAACCTGCTCGACGAGTCGCTCTGGGAGCTGTCCAACATCAACGAGGGGAGGATCGCCAACCCGGTCGAGTACATCGAGATGCGCCGCAAGGTGGGCGGCGCGCCCTGGTCGGCCGGACTGGTGGAGTACGCGGCCGGCGCCGAGGTGCCGGCGTCGGTGGCGGGTACGCGCCCGATGCGGGTGCTGTCCGACACGTTCGCCGACGCGGTGCACCTGCGCAACGACATCTTCTCGTACCAGCGCGAGGTCGAGGACGAGGGCGAACTCTCCAACGGCATCCTGGTGTTGGAGACCTTCCTCGGCTGCGGGACGCAGGAGGCCGCCGAGTCCGTCAACGACCTGCTGACGTCGCGGATGCAGCAGTTCGAGCACACGGTCGTCACCGAACTCCCCCAGCTCTTCGTCGACCACGCGCTCGGCCCGGAGGACTGCCGGGCGGTGCTCACCTACGCCAAGGGCCTCCAGGACTGGCAGTCGGGCGGCCATGAGTGGCACATGCGCTCCAGCCGCTACATGAACAAGGAGGCGGCCCCGTCCGGGCTGCCCGGGCTGCCCGGCCCCACCGGCCCCGGGACGTCCGGCCTCGGCCTCAAGCACCTGTTCGCGGCGGCGGGCGCCCAGCGCCTCCGCTCCCTCACCCACGTCCCCCACCAGCACGTCGGCCCGTCCGAACTGCCGGACTTCGACATGCCGTTCACCCTGCGGCTGAGCCCGTACCTGGACCGCGCCCGGCCGAACGCCGTCGAGTGGGCGCGGAAAATGGGCATGCTCGCCCCGCAGCCGGGGGTGCCGGCGTCGTACATCTGGGACGAGCGCAAGCTGTACGGGTACGACTTCCCGCTGTGCGCCGCGGGCCTCCACCCGGACGCCACCCCCGAGGAACTCGACCTGGCCTCGCAGTGGCTGACCTGGGGCACCTACGGCGACGACTACTACCCCGTGGTCTACGGCCGGCCCCGCGACCTGACCGGCGCCAAGCTGACCCACGCCCGGCTGCTGACCTTCATGCCCCTCGACCTGACGGGAGCTCCCGCGCCCGTACCGCTGACCGCCCTGGAGCGCGGCCTCGCCGACCTGTGGGAGCGCACGACCGGGCCGATGGACGCCGCGGGCCGCTCCCAACTGCGGGACGCCGTCGAGGTGATGTGCGAGAGCTGGCTGTGGGAGCTGCAGAACCAGGCCGAGCACCGCGTCCCCGAGCCCGTCGACTACATCGAGATGCGCCGCGCCACCTTCGGCTCCGACCTCACCATCGCGCTGTGCCGCGTCGGGCACGGGCGCGCGGTGCCGGACAAGGTCTACCGCAGCGGCACGGTCCGCTCCCTGGAGAACGCGGCGATCGACTACGCCACGCTGCTCAACGACGTGTTCTCGTACCAGAAGGAGATCGAGTACGAGGGCGAGGTGCACAACTCCGTCCTGGTGGTGCAGACGTTCTTCGGCTGCGACCGGCGGGCGGCGCTCGCCATCGTCGACGATCTGATGCGCGGCCGGATGAGCCAGTTCCGGCACGTGGCCACGCACGAGCTGCCGGTGCTGTACGAGGACGCCGGGCTGGGGCCGGAGGCGCGGGAGGCGCTGGAGGGCTATGTGAAGCAGCTGGAGAACTGGCTGGCGGGGATCCTCAACTGGCACCGGGGGTGCCGGAGGTACCGCCAGGAGGACCTGGAGCGGAACTTCCGTTTCCTTCCGGCGGCGGAGCCGTCCGCGTTCCTGCCCGCCGTCCCCTGGGGGGCCGCTCGCTGA